The sequence CTTCCCGCCCAATTTGAATAATTTATTATTGGCCTGGGCATATTGACTCAATAACCAGAAAATTTCATTATTTAATAGCGTCGTCTAAAAGCGGAATCATGCTTTATACATAGGCCAGTTTGTTCCTGCCAATTCAGACTGAGCGACTGGATAGTAAAATCAACGCTTCATTTAAGCTTGACCGCAGTCCCGTAAGCCAAAATTTCGGACGCATTAGCCATGATATTGCTGGTCGTAAAGCGAATATTGACGATGGCATCGGCACCGCGCCCTTTTGCTTCGGTTACCATTCTTTCAATGGCGATATCCCTGGCCTCGGCCAACATTTCGGTATAGCCTTTTATTTCTCCACCCACCAGCCCTTTTAAAGCCGCCATTAAATCACGGCCGACATGCTTGGATTGCACCACATTGCCCACTACCACGCCCAAACACTCTTTAACTTCTCGTCCCGGCACATCTGGAGTTGTCGTAAATATCATCTTTAATTTTCCGCTTATTGAATAAAAACCCTACAAGGTAAGGCGATAGCCGGGCATTATGGATCGAATTCAACACGCATTGCAAAATTGTTATTATTTTAAAAGTCGCAAACCATAGCCGCATAAAACCCAGGCAATCAAGATGATCCACGTTAAAATCAGTTTCTTCACCCGACAACTATCCTGACACAAGGGGTTACCGAGATCCGAATGCACGATGACGTAATAAGGTAAAGTCGGCATCAAATCAAGCCAGCCTCCATCCAAGGATAGAGGTGAAATCCGATACCCATTTCTAATCAGGTGCGCCAACTAAAACATTGAGTCAGTAAGGTGGGGTAATACCGGCAAGGGTTGGTTGATGTGAGTTACAGCTTTGTATTTTTTAATGGGTTCGGCTCACCAACGCTGACCATCATGCGCTAAGGTGAACGACTGCGTTTGGTTAATCCACTTTCTGTTTTGCTCGCTTCCCCATTATTCCTTAAGCTCAAAGATAACTTTCTTTGCTGGTGACTGTAAAATCCGGGCAAGATCATTCCTGACCTATTCAGTTTAAAAGAGCGAATATTTTTATTGTGTTAATACACTGCAGCCTTATCCCCTTAATCTTCCGGATTTTTTAAGATAGCGAATACTAAAAAAAGAGGTTATCAGCAATAATCCTATAATTATCAAAAGCTCATTGCGTCGCCCATCATCAAAGCCAGATAATTCGGGATATTTCAACAAGGTTATACACGTAATACCCATCAGCCAGACATGCAAAGTACTTACTTCCTTTGACAGCCAGCGTCGCCAATTAAATTCCATGCTATTAAATGTACTTTTTAAACCGTTAAAATTAGGTATCCAACGATTCACGCGTTTGCAATAACTATCAAACTCAGTGCCAAATTTTTCCTGCAAAAAATTCTCTTCCGCCATCACTATGGATTGAAAAATAAACAGAAACAGAGGGATAACTAAGCCTACGAAAATCAAGGAATTGGATAAAATTCCAATGCCTACCAACATCAATATATTGCCAACATAGAGCGGATTTCGGCAGTGATTGAAAATACCCTCGGTCACCAGATTAACCGCATGAACTTTTTTCTTGAGACCACCCCTCTTGATGTAAGCTAATCCGATAGTAGCGCCTCGAATTATTTGACCGAAGATGGTGATGAATAAGCCAAAGAATAAAAGCCAGTTATGATTCACATCCGACAAGATGACAGGCGATGGAAAAAATAATGCCATGTATAACGGAACAAATACCCAGTTACGATATTTAAAAAAGAAATTACCGATTTGAATCATTGTTTTCTCGCGATGAGTCCGGAAAAGTTATACCACTTAAAAAACACTTCACTATGCTCAAAGCCAATATCCTGAAGCAAGCTAATATTTTCGCTGAGTTTGTAAGGAACAAGAATGTTTTCCAGGGCTTCTCGTTTTTGCGAAATTTCCATTTCGCTGTAGTTATTCCGGCGCTTGTAGTTATAGTATTGCTTAATAAATTCGCGATTGAATACACTGTCTTCTGCCAGTATTTTTTCAACCAGAATTAAAGCACCCCCGCTTTCCAACCCATCGAATATCCTCTTCAAAAGTTTTTCTCGTGAAATCGGTCGAACAAATTGCAATGTCAGGCATAAAACAACGACAGAGGCATTGGAAATCTCAACATCACGATTCAAATCAGCCACACGCAAATCAAAAGGCCGGGAAAAGCCAGCTTCATTAAGTTTGATTCGGCATTTATCCAGCATTTCGGTCGAGTCATCAATACCTATGAATCGTATATCTTCGGATACGCTGGTATTCATACCGATCAAGGTGGTGCCGGTGGCACAACCTAAGTCGTAAACATCTGTGCCCGGCTTGGCATAATCTGCGGCTAACTCGGCCATCATTCGCTGTATTTCTCCGTAGAAAGGCACCGATCGATTAACCATATCATCAAAAACATTCGCCACTGCAGAACCGAATTTAAAGTCAGTGGCCACTTTAAGTTCTTCTTGAAAAACACGATCTTTATCTGGCATAAAAAAATAAGTATTTAAGACGCTAAAGAAAATGAACAGGCGTTTCCAGAGAAATTATATACAACGCATTACTTATATAAAGAGTAATTTCTTGTTGCTGGAAAGTATTCAATGTTGACGGTGACAAAAACTGGATATTGATTGCCAGTTAGTACTTTCTATCGATGAAAATCTTTGTGACCTCCGCAGGCGAGTCCTGATGCTAAAAGCGGGGGTATTTGCGCGCTTCTCAGTCTTTCGGCTCAGAACAAACCCCACGGCATTGAATTTATCACGGTGCGCCCATTGAATCGCGCAGTGAAAGCGAAATACGTTACCACTAATCAGGTTGGGAATTTTGGACATATTCGCAGCCATTATGTAACAGTGTTTTGTAGCAGACGCTGTTATTGAGCCACGACAGGAAATATTTTTTCCCTTTTAATCAGCTGCTTATAGTGGCGGAGAGAAAGGGATTCGAACCCTTGATACGTTGCCGTATACACACTTTCCAGGCGTGCGCCTTCGACCGCTCGGCCACCTCTCCACTTGCATGCCCATCAGATGAGAACGCGCAAGAATAAAGGAGATTTGCAATTGATGCAATGCCCCTGACGGATTTTTTTACTCAACGGCCAGAGTTTCCAGTTCATCCCAGCGAGAATAAGCTTGTTCCAGTTGG comes from Methylicorpusculum oleiharenae and encodes:
- a CDS encoding heavy metal-binding domain-containing protein, with the protein product MIFTTTPDVPGREVKECLGVVVGNVVQSKHVGRDLMAALKGLVGGEIKGYTEMLAEARDIAIERMVTEAKGRGADAIVNIRFTTSNIMANASEILAYGTAVKLK
- a CDS encoding methyltransferase family protein: MIQIGNFFFKYRNWVFVPLYMALFFPSPVILSDVNHNWLLFFGLFITIFGQIIRGATIGLAYIKRGGLKKKVHAVNLVTEGIFNHCRNPLYVGNILMLVGIGILSNSLIFVGLVIPLFLFIFQSIVMAEENFLQEKFGTEFDSYCKRVNRWIPNFNGLKSTFNSMEFNWRRWLSKEVSTLHVWLMGITCITLLKYPELSGFDDGRRNELLIIIGLLLITSFFSIRYLKKSGRLRG
- the cmoA gene encoding carboxy-S-adenosyl-L-methionine synthase CmoA is translated as MPDKDRVFQEELKVATDFKFGSAVANVFDDMVNRSVPFYGEIQRMMAELAADYAKPGTDVYDLGCATGTTLIGMNTSVSEDIRFIGIDDSTEMLDKCRIKLNEAGFSRPFDLRVADLNRDVEISNASVVVLCLTLQFVRPISREKLLKRIFDGLESGGALILVEKILAEDSVFNREFIKQYYNYKRRNNYSEMEISQKREALENILVPYKLSENISLLQDIGFEHSEVFFKWYNFSGLIARKQ